One segment of Salvelinus alpinus chromosome 1, SLU_Salpinus.1, whole genome shotgun sequence DNA contains the following:
- the LOC139539777 gene encoding serine-rich adhesin for platelets-like, whose product MAQTSPETPKQKMPYQSPGHSLSLSNSLSLSNSLSLSNSSLSLSNSLSLSNSLSLSNSLSLSNSSLSLSNSLSLSNSLSLSNSSLSLSNSSLSLSNSSLSLSNSSLSLSNSSLSLSNSLSLSNSSLSLSNSSLSLSNSSLSLSNSLSLSNSSLSLSNSSLSLSNSLSLSNSSLSLSNCSLSLSNSSLSLSNSSLSLSNSSLSLSNSSLSLSNSSLSLSNSSLSLSNSSLSLSNSSLSLSNSSLSLSNSSLSLSNSSLSLSNSLSLSNSLSLSNSSLSLSNSSLSLPNSSLSLSNSSLSLSNSSLSLSNSILSLSNSSLSLSNSILSLSNSSLSLSNSSLSLSNSSLSLSNSLSLSNSSLSLSNSLSLSNSSLTLSNSSLSLSNSSLSLSNSSLSLSNSSLSLSNSSLSLSNSSLSLSNSLSLSNSSLSLSNSSISLSNSLSLSNSLSLSNSSLSLSNSLSLSNSQSLSNNNWLTVGHVSC is encoded by the exons ATGGCTCAGACCTCACCTGAGACACCCAAACAGAAGATGCCATATCAAAGTCCTGGCCA TAGCCTATCACTATCTAACAGCCTATCACTATCTAACAGCCTATCACTATCTAACAGTAGCCTATCACTATCTAACAGTCTATCACTATCTAACAGCCTATCACTATCTAACAGCCTATCACTATCTAACAGTAGCCTATCACTATCTAACAGCCTATCACTATCTAACAGCCTATCACTATCTAACAGTAGCCTATCACTATCTAACAGTAGCCTATCACTATCTAACAGTAGCCTATCACTATCTAACAGTAGCCTATCACTATCTAACAGTAGCCTATCACTATCTAACAGTCTATCACTATCTAACAGTAGTCTATCACTATCTAACAGTAGCCTATCACTATCTAACAGTAGCCTATCACTATCTAACAGCCTATCACTATCTAACAGTAGCCTATCACTATCTAACAGTAGCCTATCACTATCTAACAGTCTATCACTATCTAACAGTAGTCTATCACTATCTAACTGTAGCCTATCACTATCTAACAGTAGCCTCTCACTCTCTAACAGTAGTCTATCACTATCTAACAGTAGCCTATCACTATCTAACAGTAGCCTATCACTATCTAACAGTAGCCTATCACTATCTAACAGTAGCCTATCACTATCTAACAGTAGCCTATCACTATCTAACAGTAGCCTATCACTATCTAACAGTAGCCTATCACTATCTAACAGTAGCCTATCACTATCTAACAGTAGCCTATCACTATCTAACAGCCTATCACTATCTAACAGCCTATCACTATCTAACAGTAGCCTATCACTATCTAACAGTAGCCTATCACTACCTAACAGTAGTCTATCACTATCTAACAGTAGCCTATCACTATCTAACAGTAGCCTATCACTATCTAACAGTATCCTATCACTGTCTAACAGTAGCCTATCACTATCTAACAGTATCCTATCACTGTCTAACAGTAGTCTATCACTATCTAACAGTAGCCTATCACTATCTAACAGTAGCCTATCACTATCTAACAGCCTATCACTATCTAACAGTAGCCTATCACTATCTAACAGCCTATCACTATCTAACAGTAGCCTAACACTATCTAACAGTAGTCTATCTCTATCTAACAGTAGTCTATCACTATCTAACAGTAGCCTATCACTATCTAACAGTAGCCTATCACTATCTAACAGTAGCCTATCACTATCTAACAGTAGCCTATCACTATCTAACAGCCTATCACTATCTAACAGTAGCCTATCACTATCTAACAGTAGCATATCACTATCTAACAGCCTATCACTATCTAACAGCCTATCACTATCTAACAGTAGCCTATCATTATCTAACAGCCTATCACTATCTAACAGCCAATCACTATCTAACA ATAACTGGCTGACGGTAGGACATGTGTCCTGTTGA